The genomic region TAGatgtttgttatatttttctttacattattttatctaattctAAATTGTCTTACgtgttacatttaaattgGCAGGGGGATTATTTGCCTAAACACCCACATCAGAAATCTAGGAAAAGAATTCTTGTCGTGGAGAGTATATCTGAACTGTTCGACAGAGTCTGCTCGAAAGAATTAGTAGGTGCAATAATAATCGAGGAAGAGAAAATAGTTAAGCAGAACCACATTTGTAATCTGCAGCCTATAATGCTCTCtctgaatataaatatagtgtCCGGAATTTCGTTGAACTTCGAAAACAAACGGAGCATCGACCTTGGGTAATTGATTGAATGatctgaatttaattaattatataggGCAATCTGTCCTATGAataaactttttcaatatcACTGTACCATTTCCATTGTGCAGATTACTGAGATTACACGAAACCGGTTTGATTGATGCAATACACAGTTATTGGCTGAAGGATATcaagaacaagaagaagaatgGACCTGAAGCAGTGGTTTTGGAGCAAGTGTATTTAGTTCTCATTTTATTGTTAGTTGGTATGTTTATATCGGTTGCAATTCTCATATTGGAGCAACTTACGTTTCGCTGCGTAAAATAATGTGTATACTATTTATGTTCCCTCGAACCGGGAAGAGGGATTTCCACCATCTTTGAAAAAGATGAACTTCACACGTATTCATAACTCGTATAACTTGTagtcataataataaaaaaaaaat from Augochlora pura isolate Apur16 chromosome 5, APUR_v2.2.1, whole genome shotgun sequence harbors:
- the LOC144470186 gene encoding uncharacterized protein LOC144470186 yields the protein MLRLFSEDVWFAILATYVLLSVFTYIFRAIEMEMQRQNMTANVFDYFFYNFSTICNQSCGSDAITKSSRVLEYSVIIFTLLINISFNALVIGYMSQTVTVTPFRDIPSLMRESKYDLIVVNGSLFHLSYQGDYLPKHPHQKSRKRILVVESISELFDRVCSKELVGAIIIEEEKIVKQNHICNLQPIMLSLNINIVSGISLNFENKRSIDLGLLRLHETGLIDAIHSYWLKDIKNKKKNGPEAVVLEQVYLVLILLLVGMFISVAILILEQLTFRCVK